Within Sander vitreus isolate 19-12246 chromosome 23, sanVit1, whole genome shotgun sequence, the genomic segment tatatatatatatatatatatatatatatatatatatatatatatatataagatggTGTTTCGGGTGAGCAGCTGCACTCTTACACACTTAGAAGAATAAAGAAAGGCAGTTTGTCGATGGTTTCTGTAAACGGTTATAAAGCTCCACACAAAGGAATGCATCAGCCTTTATACGAAATNNNNNNNNNNNNNNNNNNNNNNNNNNNNNNNNNNNNNNNNNNNNNNNNNNNNNNNNNNNNNNNNNNNNNNNNNNNNNNNNNNNNNNNNNNNNNNNNNNNNNNNNNNNNNNNNNNNNNNNNNNNNNNNNNNNNNNNNNNNNNNNNNNNNNNNNNNNNNNNNNNNNNNNNNNNNNNNNNNNNNNNNNNNNNNNNNNNNNNNNNNNNNNNNNNNNNNNNNNNNNNNNNNNNNNNNNNNNNNNNNNNNNNNNNNNNNNNNNNNNNNNNNNNNNNNNNNNNNNNNNNNNNNNNNNNNNNNNNNNNNNNNNNNNNNNNNNNNNNNNNNNNNNNNNNNNNNNNNNNNNNNNNNNNNNNNNNNNNNNNNNNNNNNNNNNNNNNNNNNNNNNNNNNNNNNNNNNNNNNNNNNNNNNNNNNNNNNNNNNNNNNNNNNNNNNNNNNNNNNNNNNNNNNNNNNNNNNNNNNNNNNNNNNNNNNNNNNNNNNNNNNNNNNNNNNNNNNNNNNNNNNNNNNNNNNNNNNNNNNNNNNNNNNNNNNNNNNNNNNNNNNNNNNNNNNNNNNNNNNNNNNNNNNNNNNNNNNNNNNNNNNNNNNNNNNNNNNNNNNNNNNNNNNNNNNNNNNNNNNNNNNNNNNNNNNNNNNNNNNNNNNNNNNNNNNNNNNNNNNNNNNNNNNNNNNNNNNNNNNNNNNNNNNNNNNNNNNNNNNNNNNNNNNNNNNNNNNNNNNNNNNNNNNNNNNNNNNNNNNNNNNNNNNNNNNNNNNNNNNNNNNNNNNNNNNNNNNNNNNNNNNNNNNNNNNNNNNNNNNNNNNNNNNNNNNNNNNNNNNNNNNNNNNNNNNNNNNNNNNNNNNNNNNNNNNNNNNNNNNNNNNNNNNNNNNNNNNNNNNNNNNNNNNNNNNNNNNNNNNNNNNNNNNNNNNNNNNNNNNNNNNNNNNNNNNNNNNNNNNNNNNNNNNNNNNNNNNNNNNNNNNNNNNNNNNNNNNNNNNNNNNNNNNNNNNNNNNNNNNNNNNNNNNNNNNNNNNNNNNNNNNNNNNNNNNNNNNNNNNNNNNNNNNNNNNNNNNNNNNNNNNNNNNNNNNNNNNNNNNNNNNNNNNNNNNNNNNNNNNNNNNNNNNNNNNNNNNNNNNNNNNNNNNNNNNNNNNNNNNNNNNNNNNNNNNNNNNNNNNNNNNNNNNNNNNNNNNNNNNNNNNNNNNNNNNNNNNNNNNNNNNNNNNNNNNNNNNNNNNNNNNNNNNNNNNNNNNNNNNNNNNNNNNNNNNNNNNNNNNNNNNNNNNNNNNNNNNNNNNNNNNNNNNNNNNNNNNNNNNNNNNNNNNNNNNNNNNNNNNNNNNNNNNNNNNNNNNNNNNNNNNNNNNNNNNNNNNNNNNNNNNNNNNNNNNNNNNNNNNNNNNNNNNNNNNNNNNNNNNNNNNNNNNNNNNNNNNNNNNNNNNNNNNNNNNNNNNNNNNNNNNNNNNNNNNNNNNNNNNNNNNNNNNNNNNNNNNNNNNNNNNNNNNNNNNNNNNNNNNNNNNNNNNNNNNNNNNNNNNNNNNNNNNNNNNNNNNNNNNNNNNNNNNNNNNNNNNNNNNNNNNNNNNNNNNNNNNNNNNNNNNNNNNNNNNNNNNNNNNNNNNNNNNNNNNNNNNNNNNNNNNNNNNNNNNNNNNNNNNNNNNNNNNNNNNNNNNNNNNNNNNNNNNNNNNNNNNNNNNNNNNNNNNNNNNNNNNNNNNNNNNNNNNNNNNNNNNNNNNNNNNNNNNNNNNNNNNNNNNNNNNNNNNNNNNNNNNNNNNNNNNNNNNNNNNNNNNNNNNNNNNNNNNNNNNNNNNNNNNNNNNNNNNNNNNNNNNNNNNNNNNNNNNNNNNNNNNNNNNNNNNNNNNNNNNNNNNNNNNNNNNNNNNNNNNNNNNNNNNNNNNNNNNNNNNNNNNNNNNNNNNNNNNNNNNNNNNNNNNNNNNNNNNNNNNNNNNNNNNNNNNNNNNNNNNNNNNNNNNNNNNNNNNNNNNNNNNNNNNNNNNNNNNNNNNNNNNNNNNNNNNNNNNNNNNNNNNNNNNNNNNNNNNNNNNNNNNNNNNNNNNNNNNNNNNNNNNNNNNNNNNNNNNNNNNNNNNNNNNNNNNNNNNNNNNNNNNNNNNNNNNNNNNNNNNNNNNNNNNNNNNNNNNNNNNNNNNNNNNNNNNNNNNNNNNNNNNNNNNNNNNNNNNNNNNNNNNNNNNNNNNNNNNNNNNNNNNNNNNNNNNNNNNNNNNNNNNNNNNNNNNNNNNNNNNNNNNNNNNNNNNNNNNNNNNNNNNNNNNNNNNNNNNNNNNNNNNNNNNNNNNNNNNNNNNNNNNNNNNNNNNNNNNNNNNNNNNNNNNNNNNNNNNNNNNNNNNNNNNNNNNNNNNNNNNNNNNNNNNNNNNNNNNNNNNNNNNNNNNNNNNNNNNNNNNNNNNNNNNNNNNNNNNNNNNNNNNNNNNNNNNNNNNNNNNNNNNNNNNNNNNNNNNNNNNNNNNNNNNNNNNNNNNNNNNNNNNNNNNNNNNNNNNNNNNNNNNNNNNNNNNNNNNNNNNNNNNNNNNNNNNNNNNNNNNNNNNNNNNNNNNNNNNNNNNNNNNNNNNNNNNNNNNNNNNNNNNNNNNNNNNNNNNNNNNNNNNNNNNNNNNNNNNNNNNNNNNNNNNNNNNNNNNNNNNNNNNNNNNNNNNNNNNNNNNNNNNNNNNNNNNNNNNNNNNNNNNNNNNNNNNNNNNNNNNNNNNNNNNNNNNNNNNNNNNNNNNNNNNNNNNNNNNNNNNNNNNNNNNNNNNNNNNNNNNNNNNNNNNNNNNNNNNNNNNNNNNNNNNNNNNNNNNNNNNNNNNNNNNNNNNNNNNNNNNNNNNNNNNNNNNNNNNNNNNNNNNNNNNNNNNNNNNNNNNNNNNNNNNNNNNNNNNNNNNNNNNNNNNNNNNNNNNNNNNNNNNNNNNNNNNNNNNNNNNNNNNNNNNNNNNNNNNNNNNNNNNNNNNNNNNNNNNNNNNNNNNNNNNNNNNNNNNNNNNNNNNNNNNNNNNNNNNNNNNNNNNNNNNNNNNNNNNNNNNNNNNNNNNNNNNNNNNNNNNNNNNNNNNNNNNNNNNNNNNNNNNNNNNNNNNNNNNNNNNNNNNNNNNNNNNNNNNNNNNNNNNNNNNNNNNNNNNNNNNNNNNNNNNNNNNNNNNNNNNNNNNNNNNNNNNNNNNNNNNNNNNNNNNNNNNNNNNNNNNNNNNNNNNNNNNNNNNNNNNNNNNNNNNNNNNNNNNNNNNNNNNNNNNNNNNNNNNNNNNNNNNNNNNNNNNNNNNNNNNNNNNNNNNNNNNNNNNNNNNNNNNNNNNNNNNNNNNNNNNNNNNNNNNNNNNNNNNNNNNNNNNNNNNNNNNNNNNNNNNNNNNNNNNNNNNNNNNNNNNNNNNNNNNNNNNNNNNNNNNNNNNNNNNNNNNNNNNNNNNNNNNNNNNNNNNNNNNNNNNNNNNNNNNNNNNNNNNNNNNNNNNNNNNNNNNNNNNNNNNNNNNNNNNNNNNNNNNNNNNNNNNNNNNNNNNNNNNNNNNNNNNNNNNNNNNNNNNNNNNNNNNNNNNNNNNNNNNNNNNNNNNNNNNNNNNNNNNNNNNNNNNNNNNNNNNNNNNNNNNNNNNNNNNNNNNNNNNNNNNNNNNNNNNNNNNNNNNNNNNNNNNNNNNNNNNNNNNNNNNNNNNNNNNNNNNNNNNNNNNNNNNNNNNNNNNNNNNNNNNNNNNNNNNNNNNNNNNNNNNNNNNNNNNNNNNNNNNNNNNNNNNNNNNNNNNNNNNNNNNNNNNNNNNNNNNNNNNNNNNNNNNNNNNNNNNNNNNNNNNNNNNNNNNNNNNNNNNNNNNNNNNNNNNNNNNNNNNNNNNNNNNNNNNNNNNNNNNNNNNNNNNNNNNNNNNNNNNNNNNNNNNNNNNNNNNNNNNNNNNNNNNNNNNNNNNNNNNNNNNNNNNNNNNNNNNNNNNNNNNNNNNNNNNNNNNNNNNNNNNNNNNNNNNNNNNNNNNNNNNNNNNNNNNNNNNNNNNNNNNNNNNNNCCCAGCACGGACCAGCTTCACGTTTCTCACTAAGACCTTCGAAAGGTATCGTATAACTAAAATAATATGGcattttctgcacttttacGTAAACTGGTGAAAGCTGATCTGAACCAAGTCTCGGTGTCTGCCTCCACTGGACAGGGACGGGGTCTGACAAAGTATCAGGTGGATCAGTGGCAGAGATCGAGGCTTTTGGTACGATCACACAGAACCAGTTCCTTAATTtagaataaaatattaaaacatgatagaaaaatgactgaaaagtCATTACTCCatagtcacttttttcttttcctttcctaaACATGCCCTAAAACCAGGCATGTAAAAACTTAGAGGGTAACTACCCTTTTTTACCCCTATTTCCccctgtttctgtgtctaagtgactgatgggaacaactacCTTTGACATCGGTCCAGGCAGACCAGGTCTTTCTCTGTAGGGAGCCATAACATATGATAACAtccataatgttatcagacacttagaacaatgtgtgtgtgtgtgtgtgtgtgtgtgtgtgtgtctctgtgtgtgtgtgtgtgtgtgtgtgtgtgtgtgtgtgtgtgtctgtgtgtgtctgtctctctgtgtgtgtgtgtgtgtgtgtctgtctctgtgtctgtctctgtgtgtgtgtctgtgtgtgtgtgtgtgtgtgtgtgtgtgtgtttgtgtgtgtgtgtgtgtgtgtgtgtgtgtgtgtgtgtgtgtgtgtgtgtgtgtgtgtgtgtgtgtgtgtgtgtgtgtgtgtgtgtgtgtgtgtgtgtgtgtgtgtgtgtgtgtgtgtgtgtgtgtgtgtgtgtctgtcactgtctgtgtgtgtgtgtgtgtgtgtgtgtgtctgtctctgtgtgtgtgtgtgtgtgtgtctgtctgtctgtctgtgtgtgtgtgtgtgtgtgtgtgtgtgtgtgtgtatgtgtgtctgtctgtctgtctgtgtgtgtgtgtctgtgtgtgtgtgtgtgtgtgtgtgtgtgtgtgtgtgtgtgtgtgtgtgtgtgtgtgtgtgtgtgtgtgtgtgtgtgtgtgtgtgtgtgggtgtgtgtgtgtgtctgtgtgtgtgtgtgtgtgtgtgtgtgtgtgtgtgtgtgtgtgtgtgtgtgtgtgtgtgtgtgtgtctgtgtgtgtacgtgtgtgtgtgtacgtgtgtgtgtgtacgtgtgtgtgtctctgtgtgtgtgtgtgtctgtctctgagtgtgtgtgtgtgtgtgtctgtgtcactttgtgtgtgtctgtgtatgtgtctgtgtgtgtgtgtgtgtgtgtgtgtgtgtgtgtgtgtgtgtgtgtgtgtgtgtgtgtgtgtgtgtgtgtgtgtgtgtgtgtgtgtgtgtgtgtgtgtgtgtgtgtgtgtgtgtgtgtgtctgtatgtgtgtgtgtctgtatgtgtctgtctctctgtgtgtgtgtgtgtgtgtgtgtgtgtgtgtgtgtgtctgtctctgtgtttttctctgtgtgtgtctgtgtgtgtgtgtgtgtgtgtgtgtctgtctctgtgtgtgtgtgtgtgtgtgtgtgtctgtcgtgtgtgtgtgtgtgtgtgtgtgtgtgtgtgtgtgtgtgtgtgtgtgtgtctgtcactgtctcgtgtgtgtgtgtgtgtgtgtctgtcactgtctgtgtgtgtgtgtgtgtgtgtgtgtgtgtgtgtgtgtgtgtgtgtgtgtgtgtgtgtgtgtgtgtgtgtgtgtgtgtgtgtgtgtgtgtgtgtgtgtgtgtgtctgtcactgtctctgtgtgtgtgtgtgtgtgtctgtcactgtctgtgtgtgtgtgtgtgtgtgtgtgtgtgtctgtcgtgtctgtgtgtgtgtgtgtgtgtgtgtgtgtgtgtgtctgtctgtgtgtgtgtgtgtgtgtgtgtgtgtgtgtctgtctgtgtgtgtgtgtgtgtgtgtgtgtgtgtgtgtgtgtgtgtgtgtgtgtgtgtgtgtgtgtctgtgtgtctgtctgtgtgtgtgtgtgtgtgtgtgtgtgtgtgtgtgtgtgtgtctgtctgtctgtctgtgtgtgtgtgtgtgtgtgtgtgtgtgtgtgtctgtcactgtctgtgtgtgtgtgtgtgtgtgtgtgtgtgtgtgtctgtctgtgtgtgtgtgtgtgtgtgtgtgtgtgtgtgtgtgtgtgtgtgtgtgtgtgtgtgtgctgtctgtctgtctgtgtgtgtgtgtgtgtgtgtgtgtgtgtgtgtgtgtgtgtgtgtctgtactgtctgtgtgtgtgtgtgtgtgtgtgtgtgtgtgtctgtgtgtctgtgtgtgtgtgtgtgtgtgtgtctgtctgtgtgtgtgtgtgtgtgtgtgtgtgtgtgtgtgtctgtctgtctgtcgtgtgtgtgtgtcgtgtgtgtgtgtgtgtgtgtgtgtgtgtgtgtgtgtgtgtgtgtgtgtgtgctgtgtgtgtgtgtgtgtgtgtgtgtgtgtgtgtgtgtgtgtgtgtgtgtgtgtgtgtgtgtgtgtgtgtgtgtgggtgtgtgtgtctctgtgtgtgtgtgtgtgtgtgtacgtgtgtgtgtgtacgtgtgtgtctcgtgtgtgtgtgtgtctgtctctgatgtgtgtgtgtgtgtgtgtctgtgtcactttgtgtgtctgtgtatgtgtctgtgtgtgtgtgtgtgtgtgtatgtgtgtgtgtgtctgtctctgtgtgtgtgtgtgtgtgtgtgtgtgtgtgtgtgtcgtgtgtgtgtgtgtgtgtgtgtgtgtgtgtgtgtgtgtgtgtatctgtctctgtgtgtgtgtgtctgtatgtgtgtgtgtctgtatgtgtctgtctctctgtgtatgtgtgtgagtgtgtgtgtgtgtgtgtgtgtctgtctctgtgtttttctctgtgtgtctgtgtgtgtgtgtgtgtgtgtgctgtgtgtctgtgtgtgtgtgtgtgtgtgtctgtgtgtgtgtgtgtgtgtgtgtgtgtgtgtgtgtgtgtgtatgtgtgtctgtctgtctgtctgtctgtctgtctgtgtgtgtgtgtgtgtgtgtgtgtgtgtgtgtgtgtctgtcactgtctcgtgtgtgtgtgtgtgtgtgtgtgtgtctgtcactgtctgtgagtgtgtgtgtgtgtgtgtgtgtgtgtctgtctgtgtgtgtgtgtgtgtgtgtgtgtgtgtgtgtctgtctgtctgtctgtctgtctgtgtgtgtgtgtgtgtgtgtgtgtgtgtgtctgtctgtctgtctgtctgtctgtctgtctgtctgtgtgtgtgtgtgtgtgtgtgtgtgtgtgtgtctgtgtgtctgtgtgtgtgtgtgtgtgtgtgtgtgtgtgtgtgtgtgtgtgtgtgtgtgtgtgtgtgtctcctctgttctttctgaccctCTCCTTGACTTCATGTTGTttctggagaaggagaaccaggaaatgagttggGGGGGGAATGCTACGCTACCAAGCTACGGCCGAGCTAGTAACGTTTCTGAAGAGgtgacgtcaggctacggctATGGCGTAGAGCTAACGCagaaaaaagctcattggagccataccctaaacccaacaggaagtccgccattttgtattgaaagttcgaaattagtgtgattttggccatttccacctGTCGTACTTTAaccaactcctcctagagatttcatccgatcgtCTTCAAATTcagtctgtaccatctcaagacgttaaagatgaaaagttgttaaaagaaaaacttttcgtcgtAGGGCGCGGCCGTGGCgcggcggccattttgtgctttTCGCcatggaaacaggaagtgggtgtaacttgagtgtacattgtccaattggctcgaaacagttcatgattcataagactccaactctgaggacatataaaggccgatattggctcaaagtcatagcgccccctagtggcaacaggaagtaggcctaaagtCAAGGTTCTATACTTTAACCAACTCCTCCTACAGATTTCAtctgatggacttcaaatttggtgttTGCCATCTCAAGACCTCAACgataaaaagttattaaaagcaaaacttttcgtcaaatggtgtgggcgtggcatggcggccattttggGCATTTATCAATaaacgaagaagttgttgtaacttgagtgtacattgtcatatctgcttgaaatttctcACAATTGACaacagtccaggcctgaggacacctacaggccaaaattgactaTTGGCCATAGcaccccccgctggcaacaggaaatcagccttatatgacaaacatcatctgatttacatgaaacttatgtgtggtcCACATGTAATACTAAagccctatactttaaccacgcccacttaatCAGGTCACGCCCCCTGTTACAccttttgaaccgtttaaggtacagtcttgtgtgaggtatcattgaactcagcagagagttcccttttcattggtgaccgTTTGCCGGCCCCTCTACTTTTTTATTTGCAATACACCATTTCCAACAGCACACACTccactgtgtgtgctgtgtccaTCTGTTGCACAAATGCAGGGTCACGTGAaacggcgtccgccagtaaccccgacgcacACGGAGGAGCGAGGGCCTGTCCaacactgcttgcagctttaattattattattattatttcttatttcttatttattttgttttcttcagaCAAAAGCTGATCCAGTCAGAAACAGTTTAAAATGAAAGAGGACTTCATATTCAGAATATATTAAAACATAGAATCGAGTTATTATTACTGCCTttattctgtttctgtgttatCTGCATATTGTTAAATACTTAGGCCTTGAATAAACTTTCCTTTTCTCCCATTTCAGACTCTGACCAGCTGAGAGACATGGCATCTAAAATGTTGAAAGGTAACACATTATTTTCCTACTGCTTTCTCCATTATTCAATGCACATGAGAGATGGTAAATCAGCAAACTTGTTGTCATTTCCAGCTGTAACTGTAACATTTGaagatatatagttaaacaGGGAGGTCCCACCCATCTGTGGTCTCTGCTGTGAttattttctctcctgtgtggctTCGCTAgcatctttgataaaccaaatctagcgttaggaacagcaacatctcaGTCTGCATCTATTTTCAAACTATGTAAGCTACGTCACAGCCAAGAATCTAAATTTTCTGACTGGATGTTCACTAAAACTAAGACGAAACCTCTCTCCATCGAACAGTGTCTGATGTACAGTTCTGTGTATTTTTATCTGCAGGATCTCATGAGTTGAGGATCGTTCTGGTTGGGAAGACAGGGGCGGGAAAGAGTTCAGTGGGTAACACCATCTTGGCCAGAGAGGTTTTTGAGTCTGAACTGGCTGCCGTTTCTGTGACATCTAAatgcaagaaagaaagaggagaggttGGAATGAGGAAGGTTGCACTCATCGACACTCCAGGGCTGTTTGACACAAGTTTAGACAATGAACACGTCTTTAAAAGGATCAAGATGTGTATCGGTATGTCCTCTCCTGGTCCTCATGCCTTCCTGGTGATTGTTCAGATCGGCAGGTTcacagaggaagagaaacaaactgtgaaaatgaTTCAAGACACATTTGGTGAAGATGCAGATAAGTACACAATGGTGTTGTTTACCCATGGAGACAAGCTGAAGAAACAAACCATTGAACAGTTTGTTTCAAAGAGCGACGACCTGCAAGAAATCATTCAGAAATGTTACGGTCATTATCACGTCTTCAACAACGAGGTGGAAAATCCATCT encodes:
- the LOC144511971 gene encoding GTPase IMAP family member 9-like: MASKMLKGSHELRIVLVGKTGAGKSSVGNTILAREVFESELAAVSVTSKCKKERGEVGMRKVALIDTPGLFDTSLDNEHVFKRIKMCIGMSSPGPHAFLVIVQIGRFTEEEKQTVKMIQDTFGEDADKYTMVLFTHGDKLKKQTIEQFVSKSDDLQEIIQKCYGHYHVFNNEVENPSQVTELLEKIDEMVEDNGGSYYTTEMYKKAEDEIEKAKQQILQESEAQRNKEMEELKTRFSGEMLKMQTDMMKLRCEAEARAMAERNCHPPPPQIVPACVIS